A section of the Polynucleobacter sp. AP-Sving-400A-A2 genome encodes:
- a CDS encoding alpha-hydroxy acid oxidase: protein MAIITNIEDLRVLHQKRTPKMFYDYADSGSWTESTYRANESDFQKIKLRQRVAVNMINRTTKTTMVGEEVAMPVALAPTGLTGMQYADGEILAAQAAEKFGVPFCLSTMSICSIEDVAERTTKPFWFQLYVMKDRGFIERLIERAKAAKCSALVLTLDLQILGQRHKDLKNGLSAPPKLTIANIINMMTKPRWCMGMAMTPRRTFRNIVGHATGVGNMSSLSSWTAEQFDPGLSWDDVEWIKKLWGGKLIIKGILDEEDARFAANSGADALIVSNHGGRQLDGAISSIKALPGIVNAVGKDIEVWMDGGIRSGQDVLKAWALGARGTLIGRPFLYGLGAMGEAGVTKCLEIIHNELDITMAFTGHRDIQNVTKDILYPGTF, encoded by the coding sequence GTGGCAATCATCACCAACATTGAAGATTTACGAGTTCTGCATCAGAAGCGCACCCCTAAGATGTTTTATGACTATGCAGACTCCGGGTCATGGACTGAATCTACCTACCGCGCGAATGAGTCGGATTTTCAGAAGATCAAACTGCGCCAGCGTGTTGCTGTCAATATGATTAACCGCACCACCAAAACAACGATGGTGGGAGAAGAAGTTGCCATGCCAGTTGCATTAGCACCTACTGGACTAACCGGCATGCAATATGCTGATGGTGAAATTCTGGCAGCCCAAGCTGCAGAAAAATTTGGCGTCCCCTTCTGCCTTTCTACGATGAGTATTTGCTCAATTGAAGATGTGGCAGAACGCACTACCAAACCATTTTGGTTTCAGCTCTATGTCATGAAAGACCGCGGCTTTATTGAGCGCCTCATTGAGCGCGCCAAAGCAGCTAAGTGCTCCGCCTTAGTTCTTACTTTGGATTTACAGATTCTGGGACAACGCCATAAGGATTTAAAAAATGGTTTATCCGCGCCACCAAAGCTAACGATCGCCAATATCATCAATATGATGACTAAGCCACGCTGGTGCATGGGCATGGCGATGACTCCCCGCAGAACTTTCCGCAACATTGTTGGTCACGCTACTGGTGTTGGCAATATGTCTTCCCTCTCCTCTTGGACCGCCGAGCAGTTCGACCCAGGTCTGAGCTGGGATGATGTGGAGTGGATTAAAAAGCTTTGGGGTGGCAAGTTAATCATTAAAGGCATCTTGGATGAAGAGGATGCCCGCTTTGCTGCTAACTCTGGTGCAGATGCCTTGATCGTTTCCAATCATGGTGGCCGTCAATTGGATGGCGCGATCTCCAGCATCAAAGCGTTGCCCGGCATTGTGAATGCTGTTGGTAAAGATATTGAGGTGTGGATGGATGGCGGCATTCGATCCGGACAAGATGTTTTGAAAGCCTGGGCACTAGGTGCACGCGGTACATTGATTGGTCGCCCTTTCCTCTATGGCTTGGGTGCCATGGGCGAAGCCGGCGTTACCAAATGTCTAGAGATTATTCATAATGAATTAGATATCACTATGGCGTTTACAGGACACCGTGATATACAGAATGTGACTAAAGATATTTTATATCCAGGAACTTTTTAA
- a CDS encoding DMT family transporter, whose translation MPQIPLSTVFYLTLATFLWAGNAIAGRVLVGSVSPITLSAVRWGLAALLLLPLGWRILKPGSALWQNKSRFLVLGLLGVGSYNVLLYLALQTSTAINVTLIGASMPIWMLLIGAIFYQVRPTLLQLLGAVVSLVGVTVVLTRGEPASLLSMEVVMGDLLIMLATILWAFYSWMISRPGESTERQWPWAEFLMAQVLIGFLWTMLFEGAEIATGHAFIDLNYWTGALILFVAIGPSLIAYRCWGLGVNGAGPTVAAFFANLIPLFTALLSAAILGDPPQLFHGLAFVLIVTGILVSSITKKSV comes from the coding sequence ATGCCTCAAATACCCCTGTCGACCGTCTTTTATTTAACGCTGGCAACCTTCCTCTGGGCGGGTAATGCAATCGCTGGAAGAGTGTTAGTGGGTAGTGTTTCACCGATCACCCTCAGTGCTGTCCGCTGGGGCCTGGCAGCCCTGCTACTTCTACCTCTTGGCTGGCGAATCCTAAAGCCAGGTAGCGCCCTGTGGCAAAACAAGAGTCGCTTCCTCGTCTTGGGATTATTAGGGGTAGGGAGCTATAACGTGCTCTTGTATCTTGCCTTACAAACCTCGACGGCAATAAATGTCACCCTCATTGGGGCAAGCATGCCGATCTGGATGCTCCTGATCGGCGCCATCTTTTATCAAGTGAGACCGACACTGTTACAGCTCTTGGGGGCAGTCGTCTCCCTAGTAGGCGTGACCGTAGTGCTCACGCGAGGTGAGCCTGCCAGTCTCTTGAGCATGGAAGTAGTCATGGGCGATTTACTCATTATGTTGGCTACGATTCTCTGGGCCTTTTACAGCTGGATGATTAGTCGCCCAGGAGAGAGTACTGAGCGGCAGTGGCCATGGGCTGAGTTTTTGATGGCACAGGTCTTGATTGGATTCTTGTGGACGATGTTATTTGAGGGCGCGGAAATTGCCACAGGGCACGCCTTTATTGATCTCAATTATTGGACTGGGGCATTGATCTTATTTGTGGCTATTGGCCCATCCTTAATTGCTTATCGTTGCTGGGGTTTGGGGGTGAATGGTGCTGGACCCACGGTAGCAGCATTCTTTGCCAACCTCATACCCTTGTTTACGGCCTTACTGTCCGCTGCGATCTTGGGGGATCCGCCCCAGCTTTTTCATGGCCTAGCTTTTGTCCTGATTGTGACCGGAATACTGGTTTCTTCCATCACGAAGAAAAGTGTCTAA
- a CDS encoding aminotransferase class V-fold PLP-dependent enzyme, whose protein sequence is MPGLLPNVDPDGLLEFSVVYTDRSLNHMSEEFKKVIVDISSVLKDAYNASSAVIVPGSGTFGMEAVARQFANNEKCLILRNGWFSYRWTQIFDLANITKDITVIKGKQLEDATQGVFAPAPIEEVVAFIKKEKPAVVFAPHVETSAGIILPDAYLKAVGEAVRSVNGLFVLDCIASGATWVDMKACNVDVLITAPQKGWSSSPCCAMVAMSDRARERIESTQSSSFSMDLKKWLQIMEAYEKGGHVYHTTMPTDALKILRNVMKETQSLGFAALKAKQQELGDKVRALLVSNGYHSVAAKGFQSPGVVVSYTKDPEIQSGKKFIALGMQTAAGVPLQCDERPDFRTFRLGLFGLEKLAHVDRTVDHLETALEKITETEAQPA, encoded by the coding sequence ATGCCAGGCTTGCTCCCGAATGTTGATCCAGACGGTCTCTTAGAGTTCTCGGTTGTTTACACCGACCGCTCTCTAAATCACATGTCTGAAGAATTCAAAAAAGTCATCGTGGACATTTCTAGTGTTCTGAAAGATGCTTACAACGCAAGTTCTGCAGTCATCGTTCCTGGTAGCGGCACATTTGGTATGGAAGCTGTTGCTCGCCAATTTGCCAATAATGAAAAATGTCTTATTTTGCGCAATGGCTGGTTTAGCTATCGCTGGACGCAGATTTTTGATTTAGCCAATATCACCAAGGACATTACCGTTATTAAAGGTAAGCAATTGGAAGATGCTACCCAAGGCGTGTTTGCTCCTGCGCCGATCGAAGAAGTAGTGGCTTTTATTAAAAAGGAAAAGCCAGCAGTTGTTTTCGCTCCTCACGTGGAAACCTCTGCGGGCATTATTTTGCCGGATGCCTATCTCAAGGCAGTGGGTGAAGCGGTACGCTCGGTGAATGGTTTGTTTGTACTTGATTGCATCGCATCAGGTGCAACATGGGTAGATATGAAGGCTTGCAATGTCGATGTGTTGATCACTGCGCCTCAAAAAGGTTGGAGTAGTTCACCTTGCTGCGCGATGGTGGCTATGAGTGACAGAGCACGCGAGCGTATTGAATCCACTCAAAGCAGTAGCTTCTCAATGGATCTGAAGAAGTGGTTGCAAATTATGGAAGCCTATGAAAAGGGTGGCCACGTCTATCACACCACGATGCCAACTGATGCGCTCAAAATCTTGCGCAACGTAATGAAAGAAACTCAGTCTTTAGGTTTTGCTGCACTCAAAGCAAAGCAACAAGAGTTGGGCGATAAGGTTCGTGCCTTATTGGTGTCCAATGGTTACCACTCAGTCGCAGCAAAAGGCTTTCAGTCTCCTGGTGTAGTCGTGAGCTATACCAAGGATCCAGAGATTCAGTCAGGCAAAAAGTTTATTGCTCTTGGTATGCAAACGGCGGCTGGTGTGCCTTTGCAGTGCGATGAGCGTCCAGACTTCCGTACGTTCCGCCTTGGTTTATTTGGTCTAGAGAAGTTGGCGCATGTTGACCGCACAGTAGATCATCTCGAAACAGCATTAGAAAAAATTACCGAGACTGAAGCGCAGCCAGCTTAA